A part of Cyanobacteria bacterium FACHB-DQ100 genomic DNA contains:
- the cas1d gene encoding type I-D CRISPR-associated endonuclease Cas1 yields MTILYITQPDAVLSKSHEAFTVSLRQDDGSWQKKAVPAQTVEQVVLMGNPQVTGDAFVYALELGMPIHYLSSFGRYLGSALPSYSRNGQLRLAQYGLYLDSARRLALVQAIVTAKIHNQYAVLYRHGQADNPLKSRKKQVDAQTTIDKVRGIEGMAAREYFALWQSMLGKGWSFKGRTRRPPTDPVNSLLSFAYGLLRGQVTAAAHLAGLDPHIGYLHEVHHGQPALVLDLMEEFRPLVADNVVLAVLNNREIQPKDFTESLGAYRLSDEGRKRFLQAFERKMSDEFKHPVFEYRCTYRRAIELQARLLARHLQESVPYKPLMLR; encoded by the coding sequence ATGACTATTCTGTATATCACTCAACCGGATGCCGTGTTGAGTAAATCGCACGAGGCGTTTACAGTTTCGCTCCGACAAGACGACGGGAGTTGGCAGAAAAAAGCGGTGCCAGCTCAAACGGTCGAACAAGTTGTTCTGATGGGCAATCCCCAGGTTACAGGAGATGCATTCGTGTATGCTTTGGAACTGGGAATGCCGATTCATTATCTGTCGAGTTTTGGTCGATATTTGGGCAGTGCGCTTCCAAGCTACTCCCGCAATGGACAATTGCGCTTAGCACAGTACGGGCTTTATCTCGATTCAGCACGGCGGTTGGCTTTGGTGCAAGCGATCGTGACGGCTAAAATTCATAACCAGTACGCTGTGTTGTACCGACATGGACAGGCTGACAATCCTTTGAAGTCGCGGAAGAAGCAGGTCGATGCTCAAACAACGATCGACAAAGTGCGAGGGATCGAGGGGATGGCAGCGCGGGAATATTTCGCGCTTTGGCAATCGATGTTGGGCAAAGGGTGGTCTTTTAAGGGTCGAACTCGTCGTCCGCCGACTGATCCAGTGAATTCGTTGTTGAGCTTTGCTTATGGATTGTTGCGGGGGCAGGTGACAGCGGCGGCGCACCTGGCGGGGTTAGATCCGCACATCGGCTATTTGCATGAAGTCCATCATGGTCAGCCTGCGTTGGTGTTGGATTTGATGGAGGAGTTTCGACCGTTAGTGGCAGATAACGTGGTGTTGGCGGTGTTGAACAATCGGGAGATCCAACCCAAAGATTTTACTGAAAGTTTGGGAGCGTATCGCTTATCGGATGAAGGGCGAAAGCGGTTTTTGCAGGCGTTTGAGCGCAAGATGAGTGATGAGTTTAAGCATCCGGTGTTTGAGTACCGCTGCACCTATCGACGTGCGATCGAGCTACAAGCTCGGTTACTGGCTCGTCATCTGCAAGAGAGTGTTCCTTACAAGCCATTGATGCTGCGATGA
- the cas2 gene encoding CRISPR-associated endonuclease Cas2 — protein sequence MSTLFYLIIYDLPDSKAANKRRTRLHKMLCGYGEWTQYSVFECFLTAVQFAKLQTQVEKLIKPDEDSVRIYVLDAGAVKRTMTYGSEKPRQNTAIIL from the coding sequence ATGAGCACCCTTTTCTACCTGATTATCTACGACCTGCCGGATAGCAAGGCTGCGAATAAACGGAGAACTCGTTTGCATAAGATGCTTTGTGGTTATGGGGAGTGGACGCAGTACAGCGTTTTTGAATGTTTTCTAACGGCAGTTCAGTTTGCGAAGCTGCAAACTCAAGTTGAAAAGTTGATTAAGCCAGATGAGGATTCCGTCCGGATTTATGTTCTAGATGCGGGAGCGGTGAAGCGGACGATGACCTATGGGTCAGAGAAACCTCGTCAGAATACGGCGATTATCCTGTAA
- a CDS encoding Uma2 family endonuclease — translation MEETFAMQLLSRTTDQYLIHHDRTWEQFKLIQQGFENSPGVRLFYYNGTIEILMPGEDHEFFKTIIGFLIELFLTERGIEFIPAGSMTQERQGIASAQADESYWLGQKKPVPDLSIEVVFTSGGTSKLERYQALSVPEVWFWQDGVFTLYHLRDSGYERIDRSELPTLIDLDIDLLARCVLMAQTSRVDAFREFRNAIAQ, via the coding sequence ATGGAGGAAACTTTCGCAATGCAGCTACTCAGCAGAACCACTGACCAATACCTTATTCATCACGATCGCACTTGGGAGCAGTTCAAGCTGATTCAACAAGGCTTTGAAAACTCTCCGGGTGTGCGACTGTTCTACTACAACGGCACGATTGAGATTCTGATGCCTGGAGAAGACCACGAATTTTTCAAGACAATCATTGGGTTCCTTATCGAACTTTTCCTTACAGAGCGGGGAATTGAATTTATTCCTGCTGGTTCAATGACACAGGAGCGGCAGGGAATTGCATCGGCTCAAGCAGATGAATCCTATTGGCTAGGGCAAAAGAAGCCTGTGCCTGATTTATCAATTGAGGTCGTATTTACCAGTGGCGGAACCAGCAAGTTAGAACGGTATCAAGCTTTGAGTGTGCCTGAAGTTTGGTTCTGGCAAGATGGCGTTTTTACGCTCTACCATCTGCGAGACAGCGGCTACGAAAGAATTGATCGGAGCGAACTCCCGACACTCATTGATCTTGACATTGACCTGTTGGCTCGATGTGTTTTGATGGCTCAAACCTCAAGAGTCGATGCGTTTCGAGAATTTCGCAACGCGATCGCGCAATAA
- a CDS encoding ribbon-helix-helix protein, CopG family, with product MCLFDVPTDKARVATYLDEELKQKLERLAALEDRSVSNFLERLIKQVIEQAEKEGKI from the coding sequence ATGTGTTTATTTGACGTGCCCACCGATAAAGCCAGAGTCGCCACCTATCTCGATGAGGAGTTGAAGCAAAAGCTAGAGCGCTTAGCTGCTCTGGAAGATCGCAGTGTTAGTAATTTCTTAGAACGACTAATTAAACAAGTCATCGAACAGGCTGAGAAGGAGGGAAAGATTTGA
- a CDS encoding HNH endonuclease has product MSNFVFVLDTHKRPLDPIHPGTARHLLNTGKAAVFRRYPFTIILKEACLDVPVQGLELKLDPGSKVTGIAVKRGNKIIFGAELQHRGQQIKDALLSRRQLRRSRRNRKTRYRQARFLNRTRPDGWLAPSLQHRADTVLTWVNQFRRLAPITSIAQELVRFDLQLMQNPEISGVEYQQGELQGYEVREYLLTKWNRKCAYCGAENVPLEVEHIQPRSKGGSDRVSNLALACHPCNQSKGNQDIRDFLSGKPDLLNRILKQAKLPLKDAAVVNSTRWALFNALKATGLPVATGTGGQTKFNRTRLDLPKSHWLDAACVGQVESLEVLTSKPLLIAAKGHGTRQMCRTDKFGFPSRHVPRNKFVKGFQTGDIVKAIVTTGKKVGTYVGRVAVRSTGSFNISTAQGLVQGINHKYCNPIHRKDGYSYAF; this is encoded by the coding sequence ATGTCCAACTTTGTATTTGTTCTCGATACTCACAAACGACCGCTAGACCCGATTCATCCGGGTACAGCGCGTCACCTTCTCAATACTGGGAAAGCTGCGGTGTTTCGTCGCTATCCATTCACCATCATCCTGAAAGAAGCTTGTCTCGATGTGCCCGTACAAGGCTTGGAACTCAAATTAGATCCGGGTTCCAAAGTTACAGGAATTGCAGTCAAGCGCGGCAACAAAATCATTTTTGGAGCCGAATTGCAACACCGGGGGCAACAGATTAAGGATGCGTTGTTATCTCGTCGTCAATTGCGACGTTCTAGACGGAATCGCAAAACCCGCTATCGGCAAGCACGATTTCTCAATCGGACTCGCCCCGATGGATGGTTGGCTCCATCGTTGCAGCATCGTGCCGATACAGTACTCACCTGGGTTAATCAATTCCGTAGACTTGCACCCATTACGAGCATTGCTCAAGAGTTAGTCAGATTTGACCTGCAACTGATGCAAAATCCTGAAATCTCAGGCGTGGAGTATCAACAGGGAGAATTGCAAGGCTACGAGGTGCGCGAGTACCTGTTGACCAAGTGGAATCGGAAATGTGCTTACTGTGGAGCGGAAAATGTACCGCTCGAAGTTGAGCATATTCAGCCTCGTTCTAAGGGTGGTTCCGACCGAGTTTCTAATCTGGCGCTTGCCTGTCATCCTTGCAATCAGAGCAAGGGAAATCAGGACATTCGAGACTTTCTATCGGGAAAGCCTGATCTATTGAATCGCATTCTCAAACAGGCTAAATTACCGCTGAAAGATGCGGCTGTGGTCAACTCAACCCGATGGGCATTGTTCAACGCCCTGAAAGCAACAGGCTTGCCAGTGGCAACCGGAACGGGCGGACAAACTAAGTTCAACCGCACCCGATTAGACCTGCCTAAATCTCACTGGCTTGATGCGGCGTGTGTGGGACAGGTTGAATCACTGGAAGTATTGACCTCGAAACCGTTGCTGATTGCAGCAAAGGGACATGGAACCCGGCAGATGTGCCGAACTGATAAGTTTGGTTTCCCGTCGCGCCATGTTCCCAGAAACAAGTTTGTTAAAGGCTTTCAGACTGGCGACATCGTAAAGGCGATAGTCACCACTGGAAAGAAGGTCGGTACTTATGTGGGGCGTGTGGCAGTACGCTCCACGGGCAGTTTCAATATCTCAACTGCTCAAGGATTGGTGCAAGGCATCAATCACAAATACTGCAATCCAATTCACAGAAAGGATGGTTATAGCTATGCGTTTTGA
- a CDS encoding M23 family metallopeptidase, with protein MHIPGYLQKALNEANPDVRAQLTLEIARSRHRTLFWLNVWMHTESGVTLLFTLFTLAVLSIGSLNQRTTDWFLTLKLFGGAAATFSKPSPVNTAKSASFDPERGKRLRVGDTVAGFEITSGFGQRVHPVNGSKSFHNGVDAALPVGTAVVAPFEGEIERVTNDLCGWGLRYYSPSMPGHRVGLCHLSRQPQAGQVKAGATIGRSGGMPGSKGAGSSTGPHLHFALFDRDGNPVHPTQELLTKFLRASNLSSTPVSGSRKEERRSRLTSQSTRT; from the coding sequence ATGCACATCCCCGGCTACCTGCAAAAAGCACTCAATGAGGCAAATCCCGATGTGCGGGCGCAGTTGACGCTGGAGATTGCTCGATCGCGCCATCGCACCCTGTTCTGGCTAAACGTCTGGATGCACACCGAGTCCGGGGTCACTCTGCTGTTTACGCTGTTTACGCTGGCGGTATTGTCGATCGGCTCACTCAACCAGCGCACCACCGATTGGTTTCTCACCCTGAAGCTATTTGGCGGCGCAGCGGCAACCTTCTCCAAACCGTCACCCGTCAATACTGCCAAGTCTGCGTCGTTCGATCCAGAGCGGGGCAAGCGCTTACGAGTTGGCGATACGGTCGCAGGCTTTGAAATCACTAGCGGTTTCGGGCAAAGAGTTCATCCTGTGAACGGCAGCAAGTCCTTTCACAACGGCGTAGATGCCGCCCTGCCGGTTGGCACCGCGGTCGTCGCGCCATTTGAGGGTGAGATTGAACGGGTGACGAACGATCTGTGCGGCTGGGGACTGCGGTATTACAGTCCCTCGATGCCAGGGCATCGGGTAGGGCTGTGTCATCTATCTCGTCAACCGCAAGCGGGCCAAGTCAAAGCGGGAGCGACGATCGGGCGGAGCGGGGGGATGCCCGGTAGCAAAGGGGCAGGGAGTTCCACAGGTCCACACCTGCATTTTGCGCTGTTCGATCGCGATGGCAATCCGGTTCATCCCACGCAGGAACTCCTCACAAAATTCTTGAGGGCAAGCAATCTCAGCAGCACGCCTGTGTCAGGTTCACGCAAGGAGGAACGACGATCACGACTTACGAGCCAATCGACAAGGACGTGA